Proteins from a genomic interval of Thermococcus sp.:
- a CDS encoding nucleotidyltransferase domain-containing protein, whose translation MPREKVVRIWDEREVIYTPKRWRYLWEKREKALKIMERLAQFDPLLYGSVARGDVRRDSDVDIFIPIKVPSYLIELALEGLVRRRKIVMATPWHLIKGVIEIDEETTVTFPLIEPTDRELDFYRWGGAIDLWGLKTKERVPGVNKKLILIVPTEKGHIEREVVGRESEVAKTLGVSVDTVIERVHVLTRRDAIGRTGIYLNEEVPDWMTFEEALKIIADRDPNVRRKVRERGGV comes from the coding sequence ATGCCAAGGGAAAAGGTCGTTCGAATCTGGGACGAGCGCGAGGTAATTTACACCCCCAAGAGGTGGCGCTACCTGTGGGAGAAGCGTGAAAAAGCCCTAAAAATCATGGAGCGCCTGGCCCAGTTTGACCCCCTCCTCTACGGTAGCGTGGCTAGAGGAGACGTCCGAAGGGACAGCGACGTGGACATATTCATACCCATTAAGGTTCCGAGCTACCTGATTGAGCTGGCCCTCGAAGGCCTCGTTAGGAGAAGGAAAATAGTCATGGCAACCCCGTGGCACCTCATCAAAGGCGTAATCGAGATTGATGAGGAAACCACCGTAACCTTTCCCCTCATAGAGCCAACGGATAGAGAGCTCGACTTCTACCGCTGGGGTGGGGCTATAGACCTCTGGGGTCTCAAAACAAAGGAGCGCGTTCCGGGAGTGAACAAGAAGCTAATCCTCATAGTCCCAACGGAGAAGGGCCACATAGAGCGGGAAGTCGTCGGTAGGGAGAGCGAGGTCGCGAAAACCCTTGGAGTGAGCGTTGATACCGTCATCGAGCGCGTCCACGTCCTCACGAGGAGGGACGCGATTGGGAGAACCGGGATTTACCTCAACGAAGAGGTTCCCGACTGGATGACCTTTGAGGAAGCCCTGAAAATCATAGCCGACCGCGACCCCAACGTGAGGAGAAAGGTTAGGGAGCGGGGAGGGGTTTAG
- a CDS encoding ATP-binding protein, translated as MRVAYSSLLSRYESLYERALEEGNAGKARFFALQCAGLLRRLASEELQFSHYYLKLAEEWERKAENVEIDVKKRSNGLERLITSSNVTWNDVGGLREAKRLLAQAVGMLMAKVPGGIKPWRGILLFGPPGTGKTLLAKALAGSMKATFIGVKISDVLSKYFGESSRIASSIYSLAREKAPSVVFIDEFDALGMKRSSMEDAGRRLLGTILAEMDGFHDSKGVITLASTNAPWDLDEAILSRFPLRIYVPLPDEESAREIFAIHLRGLPLRIRLESLAKVAVKRFYSGREIANACTFAFLHMLEEMNPELSDPLKVGSIAGKELTIRPLEAKDFRYAFQKVKSPIKRETLRKYEKWAREYGL; from the coding sequence ATGAGAGTGGCTTATTCCTCCCTTCTGAGCAGGTATGAAAGCCTCTACGAGAGGGCCCTTGAGGAAGGCAATGCCGGAAAGGCGCGTTTCTTTGCCCTCCAGTGCGCCGGCCTTTTGAGAAGATTGGCCTCTGAGGAGTTGCAGTTCTCCCACTACTACCTCAAGCTGGCTGAGGAGTGGGAGAGAAAGGCCGAAAACGTTGAAATTGATGTTAAAAAGCGCTCCAACGGCCTTGAAAGGCTAATCACGAGCTCAAACGTAACATGGAACGACGTTGGTGGATTGAGAGAAGCGAAGAGGCTTCTGGCTCAGGCCGTTGGGATGCTCATGGCCAAGGTTCCCGGTGGAATCAAGCCCTGGAGGGGAATCCTGCTCTTCGGTCCGCCGGGAACGGGAAAAACCCTCCTAGCAAAGGCCCTGGCAGGGAGCATGAAGGCCACGTTCATCGGGGTGAAGATAAGCGACGTGCTGAGCAAATACTTCGGCGAGTCGAGCAGGATAGCGTCTTCCATTTACTCTCTGGCCAGAGAAAAGGCTCCGAGCGTTGTTTTTATTGACGAGTTCGACGCGCTGGGAATGAAGCGCTCCTCGATGGAAGACGCCGGCAGGAGGCTTTTGGGGACGATACTGGCTGAGATGGACGGATTCCACGACTCAAAGGGCGTAATAACGCTGGCCTCAACGAACGCCCCCTGGGACCTCGATGAGGCAATTCTTTCCCGTTTTCCCCTGAGGATTTACGTCCCCCTGCCCGATGAGGAGAGCGCCAGGGAGATATTTGCAATCCACCTGAGGGGGCTCCCGCTTAGGATTAGGCTTGAGTCCCTAGCCAAAGTGGCCGTTAAGAGATTCTACTCAGGGAGGGAAATAGCGAACGCCTGCACCTTCGCCTTTCTCCACATGCTGGAGGAGATGAACCCGGAACTGAGCGACCCGCTCAAGGTCGGCTCTATAGCAGGGAAAGAACTTACAATTAGACCCCTTGAGGCGAAGGACTTCAGATACGCCTTCCAGAAAGTCAAGAGTCCGATAAAGAGGGAAACGCTTAGAAAATACGAGAAGTGGGCGAGGGAATACGGTCTTTAG
- a CDS encoding CDC48 family AAA ATPase: protein MIFGGKEEKVDEIKLRVAEALKRDVGRGIVRFDRKYQRQLGVEPGDIVELVGERTTAAIVANPHPDDRGLDIIRMDGYIRRNAGVSIGDYVTVRRAEVQEAKKVVLAPAQKGVFIQIPGDLVKQNLLGRPVVKGDLLVASNRNETYYGGSPFDDLLRGLFEAMPLGFGELKFVVVNTVPKGIVQITYNTEVEVLPQAVEVREESIPEVTYEDIGGLSDAIQKIREMVELPLKHPELFERLGIEPPKGVLLYGPPGTGKTLLAKAVANEANAHFIAINGPEIMSKYYGESEERLREIFKEAEENAPSIIFIDEIDAIAPKREEVVGEVEKRVVSQLLTLMDGLKSRGKVIVIAATNRPDAIDPALRRPGRFDREIEVGVPDKQGRKEILQIHTRGMPLEPDYDKATVLRILREMKSKGTFDAKKLDALIERVEKAKDEEEVKKALKSEGEIYAEVRNRLIDKMLEEIADKTHGFVGADLAALAREAAMVVLRRLINEGKISPEQEKIPPEVLQELRVRKEDFYEALKMVEPSALREVLLEVPNVRWEDIGGLEDVKQELREAVEWPLKYPKAFERLGIEPPRGILLYGPPGTGKTLLAKAVANESEANFIGIRGPEVLSKWVGESEKRIREIFRKARQAAPTVIFIDEIDAIAPARGVEGNRVTDRLINQLLTEMDGIERNSGVVVIGATNRPDIIDPALLRPGRFDRLVLVPAPDEKARLEILKVHTRRVPLAKDVNLEELAKRTEGYSGADLEALVREAALIAMRRVMRELPRELVESESEEFLERLKVSRRDFEEALKKVKPSITPYMMEYYKNFEEGRKKREKERGGVDYYTF, encoded by the coding sequence ATGATATTCGGAGGTAAGGAGGAGAAGGTTGACGAGATAAAGCTTCGCGTTGCCGAGGCCTTAAAGAGGGACGTCGGCAGGGGAATAGTGAGGTTCGACAGGAAATACCAGAGACAGCTCGGCGTTGAGCCCGGGGACATAGTTGAACTCGTTGGAGAAAGGACGACGGCCGCGATAGTTGCAAACCCGCATCCCGACGACAGGGGACTGGACATCATCAGGATGGACGGCTACATAAGGAGGAACGCTGGGGTAAGCATAGGAGACTACGTAACGGTTAGAAGAGCGGAAGTTCAGGAGGCCAAGAAGGTAGTCCTTGCACCGGCCCAGAAGGGAGTCTTCATCCAGATTCCGGGCGATTTGGTCAAGCAGAACCTCCTTGGAAGGCCCGTCGTTAAGGGCGACCTCCTGGTTGCGAGCAACAGGAACGAGACATACTACGGTGGTTCTCCCTTCGACGACCTTCTCAGGGGTCTCTTCGAGGCGATGCCACTCGGCTTCGGCGAGCTCAAGTTCGTGGTCGTCAACACCGTCCCAAAGGGAATAGTCCAGATAACCTACAACACCGAGGTTGAGGTTCTGCCTCAGGCCGTTGAAGTCCGCGAGGAGAGCATTCCGGAGGTTACATACGAGGACATAGGCGGTCTAAGCGATGCAATTCAGAAGATTCGCGAGATGGTTGAACTTCCCCTTAAGCATCCAGAGCTCTTCGAGAGGCTCGGCATCGAGCCACCTAAGGGTGTTCTCCTCTACGGCCCGCCGGGAACTGGTAAGACTCTCCTCGCTAAGGCCGTGGCAAACGAAGCTAATGCACACTTCATAGCCATCAACGGCCCGGAGATAATGAGCAAGTACTACGGTGAGAGTGAGGAGAGGCTGAGGGAGATTTTTAAAGAAGCCGAGGAAAACGCGCCGAGTATCATCTTCATAGACGAGATTGATGCAATAGCCCCGAAGAGAGAGGAAGTCGTTGGAGAAGTTGAGAAGAGGGTTGTGAGCCAGCTACTCACGTTAATGGACGGTCTGAAGAGCAGGGGTAAAGTGATAGTAATCGCGGCAACCAACAGGCCTGATGCCATTGACCCGGCTTTGAGGAGGCCGGGAAGGTTTGACAGGGAAATCGAGGTCGGCGTTCCCGACAAACAGGGCAGGAAGGAAATACTCCAGATACACACCAGAGGAATGCCCCTTGAACCGGACTACGACAAGGCGACCGTTCTGAGGATTCTCAGGGAGATGAAGTCCAAGGGCACCTTCGATGCAAAGAAGCTCGACGCTTTGATTGAGCGGGTTGAAAAGGCCAAGGACGAGGAAGAGGTAAAGAAAGCCCTGAAGAGCGAGGGTGAAATCTATGCAGAGGTAAGGAACCGGCTTATAGACAAGATGCTCGAGGAGATTGCAGATAAGACGCACGGATTCGTTGGTGCTGACCTTGCCGCTCTAGCGAGAGAAGCCGCTATGGTCGTTCTAAGGAGGCTCATCAATGAGGGCAAGATAAGTCCGGAACAGGAGAAGATACCTCCGGAGGTCCTCCAGGAGCTCCGCGTGAGAAAGGAGGACTTCTATGAGGCTCTCAAGATGGTCGAGCCTTCAGCGTTGAGAGAAGTCCTCCTCGAGGTTCCAAACGTCCGCTGGGAAGACATAGGAGGCCTCGAAGATGTTAAACAAGAACTCAGAGAAGCAGTCGAATGGCCACTCAAATACCCGAAGGCTTTCGAGAGGCTCGGCATAGAACCGCCGAGGGGAATTCTCCTCTACGGTCCGCCTGGAACGGGTAAGACTTTGCTCGCTAAGGCCGTAGCAAACGAGAGTGAGGCCAACTTTATCGGAATCCGCGGGCCGGAGGTTCTGAGCAAGTGGGTCGGTGAGAGCGAGAAGAGGATAAGGGAGATATTCCGCAAAGCGAGGCAAGCCGCTCCGACGGTGATATTCATCGACGAGATTGACGCCATAGCGCCGGCGAGGGGTGTTGAAGGTAATCGCGTTACGGACAGGCTCATCAACCAGCTCCTCACCGAGATGGACGGTATTGAGAGGAACAGTGGCGTTGTTGTTATAGGTGCCACCAACAGGCCGGATATCATTGATCCGGCACTGCTGAGGCCAGGACGCTTTGACAGGCTCGTCCTAGTTCCAGCACCGGACGAGAAGGCCAGACTGGAGATACTCAAAGTCCACACGAGGCGCGTTCCCCTTGCGAAGGATGTCAACCTTGAGGAGCTTGCAAAGAGGACGGAAGGCTATTCTGGAGCCGACTTGGAGGCCCTTGTCAGGGAGGCGGCACTGATAGCGATGCGCAGGGTTATGAGGGAACTTCCGAGGGAGCTCGTCGAGAGCGAGAGCGAGGAGTTCCTTGAGAGGCTCAAGGTCTCGAGGAGAGACTTCGAGGAGGCCCTTAAGAAAGTAAAACCAAGCATAACCCCGTACATGATGGAGTACTACAAGAACTTCGAGGAGGGCAGGAAGAAGCGCGAAAAAGAGCGCGGAGGTGTTGATTACTACACCTTCTAA
- a CDS encoding ATP-binding protein produces the protein MFVNRKDELALLEKLYGSGKKEILIIYGRRRVGKTELVKRFIGNKPAIYFLADRDGLKANARRFYLETAEKLGLPAVEVDDFRKAFELIKLKAPERLVVVIDEFSYLMLSDKNTPAVFQHVADEILDDRFFLILTGSLIGLMESLMGYNNPLYGRRTAQLKLKPLNFFHVAEYFRNRPLETVVKIYSVTGGVPMYFRLFRGENFERELMETVFSPISILYEEPEFILREELGDVHRYYLILEALANGRHRVSEIANFAGIETKDMPKYLRTLISLELVRREVPVTENERSKKARYYINDNFFNFWFRFVKPNKGRIEIGTFEMDWEAFNTYVGKAFEGIARQFLVELNKAGKLPFALTKIGRWWHKREEIDLVALNEREKKALFVEVKWKSLSEREARGILKDLERKAELVGLEDWEEDHGLIAKKVEGKERLRKEGFLVWDLRDFEGCVKRL, from the coding sequence ATGTTTGTGAACCGAAAAGATGAGCTAGCGCTACTTGAGAAGTTGTATGGCTCGGGAAAGAAGGAGATCCTAATCATCTACGGGCGAAGGAGGGTGGGGAAGACTGAGCTCGTGAAGAGGTTCATTGGGAATAAACCGGCCATATATTTTCTCGCCGATAGGGACGGCCTGAAGGCCAACGCGAGGAGGTTCTACCTTGAGACCGCGGAAAAACTCGGCCTGCCTGCGGTGGAGGTGGACGACTTCAGAAAGGCCTTCGAGCTGATAAAACTCAAGGCCCCGGAAAGGCTCGTTGTGGTAATTGACGAGTTTTCCTACCTCATGCTGTCCGATAAAAACACACCGGCCGTTTTCCAGCACGTCGCTGACGAAATCCTTGACGACAGATTTTTCCTTATACTCACTGGTTCCCTCATTGGCCTGATGGAAAGCCTAATGGGCTACAACAACCCCCTCTACGGCAGGAGAACCGCACAACTTAAGCTGAAGCCCCTTAACTTTTTCCATGTGGCGGAATACTTCAGGAATCGGCCACTGGAGACTGTGGTCAAGATTTACTCCGTAACGGGGGGAGTTCCAATGTACTTCCGCCTCTTCAGGGGCGAGAACTTCGAGAGAGAGCTCATGGAAACAGTGTTTTCGCCAATTTCAATACTATACGAGGAGCCCGAGTTCATTTTAAGGGAAGAACTCGGCGATGTTCACCGCTATTACCTGATTCTTGAGGCCCTCGCCAACGGAAGGCACAGGGTCAGCGAGATTGCCAACTTTGCGGGAATCGAGACAAAGGACATGCCCAAGTATCTGAGAACTCTGATTTCCCTGGAACTCGTGAGGCGGGAGGTGCCCGTAACGGAAAATGAGAGGAGCAAAAAGGCGCGCTATTACATTAACGACAACTTCTTCAACTTCTGGTTCCGCTTCGTGAAGCCCAACAAAGGGAGGATAGAGATTGGCACGTTTGAGATGGACTGGGAGGCTTTCAACACCTATGTTGGGAAGGCTTTTGAAGGGATAGCGAGGCAGTTCTTGGTGGAGCTGAACAAAGCCGGAAAGTTACCCTTTGCACTTACAAAGATCGGAAGATGGTGGCATAAGAGGGAGGAGATTGACCTTGTTGCCTTGAATGAGCGGGAGAAAAAAGCCCTTTTCGTCGAGGTGAAGTGGAAAAGCCTTAGTGAAAGGGAAGCGAGGGGAATCTTGAAGGATTTGGAGAGGAAGGCTGAGCTTGTCGGACTTGAGGACTGGGAGGAGGACCATGGGCTGATTGCGAAAAAGGTTGAAGGAAAGGAAAGACTTAGGAAAGAGGGCTTTTTAGTCTGGGATTTGAGGGACTTCGAAGGGTGTGTAAAAAGACTATAA
- the glp gene encoding gephyrin-like molybdotransferase Glp has protein sequence MAFLRVVPLEKALEVIESFPLEPGVERVPLESALGRVLAEDVVSPIDVPPFDRATVDGYAIRAEDTFMASESEPVKLKVVGEVNAGDFPDFELKPGESVYISTGAPLPKGADAVIQFEDVDREGEEVIIYKPAYPGLGVMKAGTDIPKGKPLLKRGTRLGFKETALLSAVGIAEVPVFRKPKVAVISTGNELVLPGEELKPGQIYDINGRAIADAVRELGGEAVFLGIARDNRESLKALIEKGVECCDIIILSGGASGGIRDLTSSIIEELGEVKIHGIAIQPGKPTIIGLINGKPVFGLPGYPTSCLTNFTLLVAPLLRRLIGRESEVRKVKKRLVHKVFSVKGRRQFLPVRIEGEKAIPILKGSGAVTSFVDADGFIEVPENVEILEAGEEVEVTFFG, from the coding sequence ATGGCGTTCCTTAGGGTCGTTCCACTCGAGAAAGCCCTCGAGGTTATTGAATCCTTCCCGCTTGAGCCGGGAGTCGAGAGAGTTCCACTGGAGAGTGCCCTCGGAAGGGTTCTGGCGGAGGACGTGGTTTCCCCAATAGACGTCCCGCCTTTTGATAGGGCGACCGTTGACGGCTATGCCATTAGGGCCGAGGACACCTTCATGGCCAGTGAGAGCGAGCCGGTGAAACTGAAGGTCGTCGGTGAGGTAAACGCCGGAGACTTCCCTGACTTCGAGCTAAAACCCGGCGAGAGCGTCTACATCTCCACAGGTGCCCCCCTGCCGAAGGGTGCCGATGCCGTGATACAGTTCGAGGACGTGGACAGAGAAGGGGAAGAAGTAATAATCTACAAGCCCGCCTATCCGGGTCTGGGCGTCATGAAAGCTGGAACCGACATCCCTAAGGGCAAACCCCTCCTCAAGAGGGGCACGAGGCTCGGCTTCAAGGAAACAGCGCTCCTCTCGGCCGTTGGAATCGCTGAAGTGCCGGTTTTCAGGAAACCGAAGGTTGCCGTGATAAGCACCGGCAACGAGCTCGTCCTTCCGGGAGAGGAGCTGAAACCCGGCCAGATTTACGACATCAACGGAAGGGCGATAGCAGACGCGGTCAGGGAACTCGGCGGTGAGGCAGTATTCCTTGGCATAGCCAGGGACAACCGCGAAAGCCTGAAGGCCCTTATAGAGAAGGGAGTTGAGTGCTGTGACATCATAATCCTCAGCGGTGGCGCGAGCGGTGGTATAAGGGACCTGACGAGCTCCATCATAGAGGAACTCGGCGAGGTTAAGATACACGGCATAGCCATTCAGCCCGGAAAGCCGACGATAATAGGCCTGATAAACGGAAAGCCCGTCTTCGGCCTGCCCGGCTATCCAACGAGCTGTCTCACGAACTTCACCCTGCTCGTCGCACCGCTCCTCAGGAGGCTCATAGGACGGGAAAGCGAGGTCAGGAAGGTAAAGAAAAGGCTCGTCCACAAGGTCTTCTCTGTCAAAGGCAGAAGGCAGTTCCTTCCCGTCAGGATAGAAGGCGAGAAAGCCATTCCTATTCTCAAGGGAAGCGGCGCCGTTACGAGCTTTGTCGATGCCGACGGCTTCATTGAGGTTCCGGAGAACGTGGAAATCCTTGAGGCAGGGGAGGAGGTTGAGGTTACATTCTTCGGCTAA
- a CDS encoding ATP-binding protein, translating to MFPFIDRREELKALRERLTGKSFELIIVYGRRRVGKTRLVLEAVKDLPHVYYLAVEGDNLRHFRETAERVFPEVRYSREDWEGTLHALKGKVIVIDEFPNLIKENPQILSLFQRVIDLDLLNSSTKLVLLGSSVSMMTEKVLSYKSPLYGRRTGSMKLRPMGFFSLREFFPKAGWKELVEVYGMTDGIPFYITQVKLPFWEWLEKELSSPVSFFRDEVDFLLKYEFSEVSTYKRILEAIALGKTTPKEIRDFTGLRHSDISPYLRNLIETGLIVREVPVTEKRTSKRGRYYVADNFLAFWFRFIFPNLSRIEEGTFSAEEIRETYDHYLGFVFEKVARQFLIELNKAYKLPFRFTKIGRWWHKKEEIDLLALNEGEKKALFVEVKWKSLSEREARGILKDLERKAELVGLEEWEKFYGLVARSIEDKARLREEGFLVWNLEDFELIKNNRWENIKKLQEL from the coding sequence ATGTTCCCATTCATTGACAGGAGAGAGGAACTTAAGGCACTCAGAGAGCGCTTAACGGGTAAAAGCTTTGAGCTCATAATAGTCTATGGGCGGAGGAGAGTGGGAAAGACCCGTCTCGTTCTCGAAGCCGTTAAAGATTTGCCCCACGTTTATTACCTTGCAGTCGAAGGCGATAACCTAAGACACTTTCGAGAAACCGCGGAGCGGGTGTTTCCCGAGGTTAGATACTCCAGGGAAGACTGGGAAGGAACCCTCCACGCTTTGAAGGGAAAGGTTATCGTCATTGACGAGTTCCCGAACCTGATAAAGGAAAACCCCCAAATTCTTTCGCTATTTCAGAGGGTCATTGACCTCGACTTATTGAATTCTAGCACCAAGCTCGTTCTCCTCGGTTCCTCTGTGAGCATGATGACGGAAAAGGTGCTGAGCTACAAGAGTCCCCTCTACGGGAGAAGGACGGGCTCAATGAAACTAAGACCAATGGGCTTCTTTTCCCTTAGGGAGTTTTTTCCGAAGGCAGGCTGGAAGGAGCTCGTTGAGGTTTATGGCATGACCGATGGGATTCCTTTCTACATAACGCAGGTTAAGCTTCCCTTCTGGGAGTGGCTGGAGAAAGAGCTGTCCAGTCCGGTGAGCTTCTTCAGGGACGAGGTGGACTTCCTACTCAAGTACGAGTTCAGCGAGGTTAGCACCTACAAGAGAATCCTTGAGGCGATAGCCCTTGGAAAGACAACTCCAAAGGAGATAAGGGACTTTACCGGTCTGAGGCATTCCGACATCAGCCCCTACCTAAGGAACCTCATCGAGACCGGGCTGATAGTAAGAGAGGTGCCGGTTACAGAAAAGAGGACCTCAAAGCGGGGACGCTACTACGTGGCCGACAACTTTCTAGCTTTCTGGTTCCGCTTTATCTTCCCGAATCTCTCGCGCATAGAGGAGGGCACATTCAGCGCCGAGGAGATTAGGGAAACCTACGACCACTACCTGGGTTTTGTTTTTGAAAAGGTGGCGAGACAGTTTTTAATAGAGCTTAACAAAGCCTATAAACTCCCCTTCAGGTTCACTAAAATAGGAAGATGGTGGCACAAAAAAGAGGAGATTGATTTGCTCGCTTTGAACGAGGGGGAGAAGAAAGCACTCTTCGTCGAGGTTAAGTGGAAAAGCCTTAGTGAAAGGGAAGCGAGGGGAATCTTGAAGGACCTGGAGAGGAAAGCTGAATTGGTTGGATTGGAGGAGTGGGAGAAGTTTTACGGGCTTGTGGCGAGAAGTATTGAGGATAAAGCGCGGTTGAGGGAGGAGGGCTTCTTGGTATGGAACCTTGAGGACTTTGAACTCATAAAAAACAACCGCTGGGAGAATATAAAGAAACTTCAAGAGCTCTGA
- the serS gene encoding serine--tRNA ligase — protein sequence MLDIKLIRENPELVKKDLIKRGETEKVKWIDEILELDRKWRENLKKINQLRKERNQLAIQIGKRKKAGEPIDDLLARSNEIVKQIEELEKEVEELRKKIDYYLWRLPNITHESVPVGESDEDNVPIRFWGKAKVWEGFLESFKEQSLGKMEYEVLSWRPRLHVDMLELLRGADLERAAKVSGSRFYYLLNELVILDLALIRFALDKLIEKGFTPVIPPYMVRRFVEEGATTFEDFEDVIYKVEGEDLYLIPTAEHPLAGMHANEILDGKDLPLLYVGVSPCFRKEAGTAGKDTKGIFRVHQFHKVEQFVYSRPEESWDWHEKIIANAEEIFQELEIPYRVVNICTGDLGYVAAKKYDIEAWMAGQGKFREVVSASNCTDWQARRLNIRFRDKTHEKPRFVHTLNSTAIATSRAIVAILENHQTEEGIVKLPKVLWKYTGFKEILPASMKEKCCQS from the coding sequence ATGCTCGACATAAAGCTCATCCGAGAAAACCCCGAGCTGGTGAAGAAGGACCTCATCAAAAGGGGCGAAACCGAGAAGGTCAAATGGATTGACGAAATTCTCGAACTCGACAGGAAGTGGCGCGAGAACCTGAAGAAGATAAACCAGCTCAGAAAGGAGCGCAACCAGCTTGCTATACAGATAGGCAAGCGCAAGAAGGCTGGTGAACCAATAGACGATTTGCTCGCGAGGAGCAACGAGATAGTCAAGCAGATTGAGGAGCTCGAAAAGGAAGTCGAGGAGCTGAGGAAGAAGATAGACTACTACCTCTGGAGACTCCCAAACATCACCCACGAGAGCGTTCCGGTTGGAGAGAGCGACGAGGACAACGTGCCGATAAGGTTCTGGGGCAAAGCCAAGGTCTGGGAAGGGTTCCTTGAAAGCTTTAAGGAGCAAAGCCTTGGCAAGATGGAATACGAGGTTTTGAGCTGGAGGCCGAGGCTTCACGTTGACATGCTTGAGCTTTTGAGGGGAGCCGACCTAGAGAGGGCCGCGAAGGTGAGTGGTTCGCGCTTCTACTACCTCCTGAATGAACTGGTAATTCTCGATTTAGCTTTAATCCGCTTCGCACTGGACAAGCTCATCGAGAAGGGATTCACCCCGGTTATTCCACCCTACATGGTCAGGCGCTTCGTCGAGGAAGGTGCCACTACCTTTGAGGACTTCGAGGACGTGATATACAAAGTCGAGGGCGAGGACCTCTACCTCATCCCAACGGCCGAGCACCCCCTGGCTGGGATGCACGCCAACGAAATCCTTGACGGAAAGGATTTACCGCTCCTCTACGTAGGAGTTAGCCCCTGCTTCAGGAAGGAAGCCGGCACAGCTGGAAAGGACACGAAGGGAATCTTCCGCGTTCACCAGTTCCACAAGGTCGAGCAGTTCGTCTATTCTCGCCCAGAGGAGAGCTGGGATTGGCACGAGAAAATCATAGCCAACGCCGAAGAAATATTCCAGGAGCTTGAGATTCCATACCGCGTGGTGAACATCTGCACCGGTGATTTGGGCTATGTGGCAGCTAAAAAATACGACATCGAGGCGTGGATGGCCGGTCAGGGTAAGTTCCGCGAGGTAGTTTCAGCGAGCAACTGTACCGACTGGCAGGCGAGACGCTTAAACATCCGCTTCAGGGACAAAACCCACGAGAAGCCACGCTTCGTCCACACGCTGAACTCGACTGCCATAGCCACCTCGAGGGCCATCGTAGCTATCCTCGAGAACCACCAGACGGAGGAAGGCATCGTAAAGCTCCCGAAGGTCCTCTGGAAGTACACGGGCTTCAAGGAGATTTTACCAGCAAGTATGAAAGAGAAGTGCTGTCAGAGCTGA
- a CDS encoding type II toxin-antitoxin system VapC family toxin — translation MKSFMVDSSVIIEHLKGNPKAMAILELLVEYDARGCINDVVASEVIFVYLKRITGRSYLTLKKEKELVKRAEKIPLYELLEEFRFLDVNEFVFEEAKRIMDEHGLLPNDAIILATAKFYRCSALITLDSDFIDACEKEGVKPITSLETLKNELKEGKEGE, via the coding sequence ATGAAGAGCTTTATGGTTGATTCCAGCGTCATAATAGAGCATCTAAAAGGTAACCCCAAGGCGATGGCAATTCTTGAACTCCTTGTGGAGTACGATGCGAGGGGATGCATAAACGATGTGGTGGCCTCAGAAGTCATTTTCGTCTATCTGAAACGCATCACTGGAAGGAGCTACCTAACACTCAAGAAAGAGAAGGAGCTTGTGAAAAGAGCCGAGAAGATTCCCCTGTATGAACTGCTGGAGGAGTTCAGGTTTCTGGATGTAAACGAGTTCGTGTTTGAGGAGGCAAAGAGAATAATGGACGAACATGGCCTCCTGCCAAACGACGCCATTATACTCGCTACTGCAAAGTTTTATAGGTGTTCTGCACTCATAACGCTCGATTCAGATTTCATTGATGCATGCGAGAAGGAGGGCGTCAAACCGATAACCTCTCTTGAGACCCTTAAAAATGAACTAAAAGAAGGAAAAGAAGGGGAATAA